The following are encoded together in the Erwinia sp. E602 genome:
- a CDS encoding UvrD-helicase domain-containing protein, with translation MLSRSKTWKPGLWARLFLPSPWKLTLDPKLPDLLLTQGEPRRLPCLEIQAVTTVQGLLWHTLEIRSAGRTDRLAGLSAAKVALLQQAVLNAVNGQLAVALAQDIDNLSQVDATLQALTAQQSRYLANADVSQALSRLPGTVARALAHPLLDQRRIPEALRLRFPRSFELITNPNLRHRYNEQFVPLEMQRYRAFFDRLAGHSLTDEQREACIRLEDNNLLVASAGSGKTATMVGKVAYVLEKGLYRPEEILILAYNSDAARELRERLAQQLRLQEGEAGCQVATFHALGRTIIENVTGKPPQLANWAENPGGEAQVISGIIRQLSADNARFADIWQQLLTLYPQADRPVSTFGSLEEYQRYISDRRSGGDRQVSTLSGLTVRSFQERSIVNWLWINRITFDYERQLQVADADGQPRFIHPDFHYPQVGLWHEHYALDKNGKAPPAFVDYLKHANLKREAFKQAGIPCIETTSAMAENGTLLPHLEALLRALGIMPDPRPPEERDAAIRDKDIHRFHHLVSVCIRHIRSGNLTREMLLKRAESLQDKTRARLFAEAVWLITEAWTAKLNQQQHIDFDSMIGDAVTLLETGRWQSPWALILVDEFQDISEPRARLIKALKYQKPYSKVFAVGDDWQSIYRFAGSDITIFTEFEADFGSSWLGRLQQSYRCNQVITDAAAAFVQRNPAQIGKQVRSARPGIARSLRVIPLDIQWGDSTLKDACLALLQRLNAFAASIAGKWQTAEKRQLQVLILSRYNRVNPWKGEPPSFSHLALRSMTFHRAKGLEADYSVLLDVSEGDYGVPSRIEDDELLNLVIPQPETFAYAEERRLFYVALTRASRGVWLLADQKKPSVYLQELREIAGEDLHVESVEGQPVAGCKRCGQGFMVPKTRRDGGSFTACSRYPECKGSS, from the coding sequence ATGCTTTCCCGCAGTAAAACCTGGAAACCGGGGCTCTGGGCCCGGCTGTTTTTACCTTCACCGTGGAAACTCACCCTCGACCCTAAGCTGCCGGACTTGCTGCTAACGCAGGGGGAGCCGCGCCGGCTGCCCTGTCTGGAGATTCAGGCGGTAACAACGGTGCAGGGGCTGCTGTGGCATACGCTGGAGATCCGCTCCGCCGGGCGCACCGATCGGCTGGCCGGGCTCTCCGCCGCGAAGGTCGCGCTGCTGCAGCAGGCGGTGCTCAACGCCGTTAACGGCCAGCTGGCGGTGGCGCTCGCGCAGGATATCGACAATCTTTCACAGGTAGATGCCACGCTGCAGGCGCTGACCGCGCAGCAGTCACGCTATCTGGCGAATGCCGACGTGTCGCAGGCGCTCTCCCGCCTGCCGGGTACGGTGGCGCGGGCGCTGGCGCATCCGCTGCTGGATCAGCGGCGCATTCCGGAGGCACTGCGGCTGCGTTTCCCGCGCTCGTTCGAACTGATCACCAATCCCAATCTGCGTCACCGTTATAACGAGCAGTTTGTGCCGCTGGAGATGCAGCGTTATCGCGCCTTCTTTGACCGGCTGGCGGGCCACTCGCTCACCGACGAGCAGCGCGAGGCCTGTATCCGCCTGGAGGATAACAATCTGCTGGTGGCCTCGGCAGGGTCGGGCAAGACCGCGACCATGGTCGGCAAGGTGGCCTACGTGCTGGAAAAAGGGCTTTACCGGCCGGAGGAGATCCTGATCCTCGCCTATAACAGCGATGCCGCCCGTGAGCTGCGCGAGCGGCTGGCGCAGCAGCTGCGGTTGCAGGAGGGCGAAGCGGGCTGCCAGGTCGCCACTTTCCACGCGCTGGGCCGTACGATCATTGAGAATGTGACCGGTAAGCCGCCGCAGCTGGCTAACTGGGCGGAAAACCCGGGCGGCGAGGCGCAGGTGATTAGCGGCATTATCCGCCAGCTGAGCGCGGACAACGCCCGCTTTGCCGATATCTGGCAGCAGCTGCTGACGCTCTATCCGCAGGCGGATCGCCCGGTCAGCACTTTTGGCAGCCTGGAGGAGTACCAGCGTTATATCTCGGACCGCCGCAGCGGTGGCGATCGCCAGGTCAGTACGCTCTCCGGCCTCACCGTGCGTTCATTCCAGGAGCGCAGCATCGTTAACTGGCTGTGGATCAATCGCATCACCTTCGACTACGAACGCCAGTTGCAGGTGGCCGACGCCGACGGGCAGCCACGCTTTATCCATCCCGACTTCCATTACCCGCAGGTGGGGCTGTGGCATGAACACTATGCGCTGGATAAAAACGGCAAGGCACCGCCGGCCTTTGTTGACTACCTGAAGCACGCCAACCTGAAACGCGAAGCCTTTAAGCAGGCCGGCATCCCCTGTATTGAAACCACCAGCGCGATGGCGGAGAACGGTACGCTGCTGCCGCATCTGGAAGCGCTGCTGCGGGCGCTGGGCATCATGCCCGACCCACGGCCGCCGGAGGAGCGGGATGCGGCGATCCGCGACAAGGATATCCACCGCTTCCATCATCTGGTCTCGGTGTGCATCCGCCATATCCGCTCCGGCAATCTGACGCGTGAAATGCTGCTGAAGCGGGCAGAGTCGTTGCAGGATAAAACGCGCGCCCGACTGTTCGCCGAGGCGGTCTGGCTGATTACCGAAGCCTGGACGGCGAAGCTGAACCAGCAGCAGCATATCGATTTTGACTCGATGATCGGTGATGCCGTGACGCTGCTGGAGACCGGGCGCTGGCAGAGCCCCTGGGCGCTGATCCTGGTGGATGAGTTTCAGGATATCTCAGAGCCGCGCGCCCGGCTGATCAAGGCGCTGAAGTATCAGAAGCCTTACAGCAAGGTGTTCGCGGTGGGCGACGACTGGCAGTCGATCTACCGCTTTGCCGGGTCGGATATCACCATCTTCACCGAATTTGAGGCCGATTTTGGCAGCAGCTGGCTGGGCAGGCTGCAGCAGTCCTACCGCTGTAACCAGGTGATTACTGACGCGGCGGCGGCCTTTGTGCAGCGTAATCCGGCGCAGATAGGCAAGCAGGTGCGTTCAGCGCGGCCGGGGATTGCCCGTTCGCTGCGGGTGATACCGCTGGATATTCAGTGGGGCGACAGCACGCTGAAGGATGCCTGTCTGGCGCTGCTGCAGCGGCTCAACGCCTTTGCGGCCAGCATCGCCGGTAAGTGGCAGACGGCGGAGAAACGCCAGCTGCAGGTGCTGATCCTGTCGCGCTATAACCGGGTCAATCCGTGGAAAGGGGAGCCGCCGTCGTTCAGCCATCTGGCGCTGCGCAGCATGACTTTCCATCGCGCCAAGGGGCTGGAGGCGGATTACAGCGTGCTGCTGGACGTCAGCGAAGGGGATTACGGCGTGCCGAGCCGCATCGAGGACGATGAGCTGCTTAACCTGGTGATCCCGCAGCCGGAAACCTTCGCCTATGCCGAGGAGCGGCGGCTGTTCTACGTGGCGCTGACCCGCGCCAGCCGTGGCGTCTGGCTGCTGGCAGATCAGAAAAAACCGTCGGTGTATCTGCAGGAGCTGCGCGAGATTGCCGGTGAGGATCTGCATGTGGAGAGCGTTGAGGGGCAGCCGGTGGCTGGCTGTAAGCGCTGCGGGCAGGGCTTTATGGTGCCTAAAACGCGGCGGGATGGCGGCAGCTTCACCGCCTGCAGCCGTTACCCCGAGTGTAAGGGCAGCAGCTGA
- the opgB gene encoding phosphatidylglycerol--membrane-oligosaccharide glycerophosphotransferase, translating into MISATLSLLLFAASAALYSWKAGRHRLWFTLLLILLGTSLILNATLLASNYFTGDGINDAVLYTLTNSLSGAGMQKYLLPAAGLVAGLVAIVALLAWVLRLRRHTPYRRRWSLLALLLAIASVAATPAWHQTTALVKSQLARADSDFSSHYQVPSKNLSGDRPNLVWIYAESLERTYFDEQAFPGLAPELNSIRAEAVDFSHTEQLPGTEYTIAGMVASQCGIPLFAPFDGNASSSLSTFYPQNVCLGDILKAAGYQNWFYQGASLSFAGKDLFLSSHGFDHLYGFNELKSVVKDPKYRNDWGWYDDTVLDLVFDKYLELAKTNQPFSLFTLTVDTHHPDGFISRSCQRRSYPFEGKENKSFAAVACGQEHIARLIERIRATPYFKNTIIVVSSDHLAMNNTAFKYLNQHPRSDLFFMLRGDSVRSDVLTMKRSTLDNGATVLDAMGGDNFIGLGRSSLSSTSLSTTFLDIKEKINEWKPDVIALWNFPKTISDYSVDTVKNSFSFSGTHFTLPLLLSVQDGRIEPKLDAYLATPLKQQLAKFAAGERFVWIDRCYKIGSVWDESKMLNNNLCIASGTLNAPPLISEVQPGSSKGKISFPDTEADENSWQQAVARLNVSDADLKYRADRILFNLPGLPQEVQKVSGLSYVEPWGRWSDANLQPQVTVQYLQPLPARFRLTLTARAIGPNALRPVTVQVGGWQQQVTFSEQAGNVQLEVDNPDGARVISLVPPEPVESSEGLTDGFTARRLGIGLVSLQVEPLP; encoded by the coding sequence ATGATTTCTGCCACCTTATCGCTGCTACTGTTTGCCGCCTCGGCGGCGCTCTATTCGTGGAAAGCCGGACGCCACCGGCTGTGGTTTACGCTGCTGCTGATCCTGCTGGGGACCAGCCTGATCCTCAACGCCACGCTGTTGGCCAGTAATTACTTCACCGGTGACGGGATTAACGATGCGGTACTCTATACCCTGACCAACAGCCTGAGCGGTGCCGGAATGCAAAAGTATCTGCTGCCCGCCGCCGGGCTGGTAGCCGGGCTGGTGGCGATCGTTGCCCTGCTGGCGTGGGTGCTGCGGTTGCGCAGGCATACCCCTTACCGTCGGCGCTGGAGCCTGCTGGCGCTGCTGCTGGCGATCGCTTCAGTTGCAGCGACCCCCGCCTGGCACCAGACCACCGCGCTGGTGAAGTCGCAACTGGCGCGCGCCGATTCGGATTTTTCCAGCCACTATCAGGTACCGTCGAAGAACCTCTCCGGCGACCGGCCCAACCTGGTGTGGATCTACGCGGAGAGCCTGGAGCGCACCTATTTTGATGAGCAGGCGTTTCCCGGACTGGCACCGGAGCTGAACAGCATCCGTGCCGAAGCGGTCGATTTCAGCCACACCGAACAGCTGCCCGGCACCGAATACACCATCGCCGGCATGGTCGCCTCACAGTGCGGCATCCCGCTGTTCGCCCCCTTTGACGGCAACGCCTCCAGCTCACTCTCCACGTTTTATCCGCAAAACGTCTGCCTGGGCGATATCCTCAAGGCTGCGGGTTATCAGAACTGGTTTTATCAGGGGGCCAGCCTGAGCTTTGCCGGTAAAGATCTGTTCCTCTCGTCGCACGGTTTCGACCATCTGTACGGCTTTAACGAGCTGAAAAGCGTGGTGAAGGACCCGAAATACCGTAACGACTGGGGCTGGTATGACGACACGGTGCTGGATCTGGTGTTTGATAAGTACCTGGAACTGGCGAAAACCAACCAGCCGTTCTCACTGTTTACGCTGACCGTTGATACGCATCATCCGGACGGGTTTATCTCGCGCAGCTGCCAGCGCAGGTCTTATCCGTTCGAGGGCAAAGAGAACAAATCCTTTGCCGCCGTGGCCTGCGGCCAGGAGCATATTGCCCGGCTGATTGAGCGCATTCGCGCCACGCCGTACTTTAAGAACACCATTATCGTGGTCAGCTCTGACCATCTGGCGATGAACAACACCGCCTTTAAGTACCTGAACCAGCACCCGCGTTCCGATCTGTTCTTTATGCTGCGCGGCGACAGCGTGCGCAGCGATGTGCTGACCATGAAGCGCAGCACGCTGGATAACGGGGCCACGGTACTGGACGCGATGGGCGGCGATAACTTTATCGGCCTCGGGCGCAGCAGCCTGTCGTCCACCTCGCTTTCCACCACCTTCCTGGATATCAAAGAGAAGATTAACGAGTGGAAGCCGGACGTCATCGCGCTGTGGAACTTCCCGAAAACCATTAGCGACTACAGCGTTGATACGGTGAAAAACAGCTTCAGCTTCTCCGGCACCCACTTTACGCTGCCGCTGCTGCTGTCGGTTCAGGACGGACGCATCGAACCGAAGCTGGATGCGTATCTGGCCACGCCGCTGAAGCAGCAGCTGGCAAAATTTGCCGCCGGTGAGCGCTTTGTCTGGATCGACCGCTGCTACAAAATCGGCAGCGTGTGGGATGAGTCGAAGATGCTCAACAATAATCTGTGCATCGCCAGCGGCACGCTGAACGCGCCGCCGCTGATAAGTGAAGTACAGCCCGGCAGCAGCAAGGGTAAAATCAGCTTCCCGGACACTGAGGCTGATGAAAACAGCTGGCAGCAGGCGGTTGCCCGCCTGAACGTCAGCGACGCCGACCTGAAATACCGCGCAGACCGCATTCTGTTTAACCTGCCGGGGCTGCCGCAGGAGGTGCAGAAGGTGAGTGGCCTGTCATACGTTGAGCCGTGGGGCCGCTGGTCCGATGCCAACCTGCAGCCGCAGGTGACGGTGCAATACCTGCAGCCGCTGCCCGCGCGCTTCCGCCTGACCCTCACCGCCCGCGCGATTGGCCCGAACGCCCTGCGCCCGGTAACGGTACAGGTCGGCGGCTGGCAGCAGCAGGTGACCTTCAGCGAACAGGCGGGCAACGTGCAGCTGGAGGTGGATAACCCCGACGGCGCACGCGTGATAAGCCTGGTGCCGCCGGAGCCGGTGGAATCCAGCGAAGGACTGACTGACGGGTTTACCGCCCGCAGGCTGGGCATCGGCCTGGTGAGCCTGCAGGTAGAGCCGCTGCCGTAA
- the asnB gene encoding asparagine synthase (glutamine-hydrolyzing), which produces MCGITGWLSYSRQMQDQRDTLQKMTDTMALRGPDAEGIWIAGPVGLGHRRLSVIDLAGGAQPMMAGHRGVDAVITYSGEVYNFKELRAELEGLGQRFTSRSDTEVVLRAWLQWGNDFVGRLNGIYAFAIWDLRAQSLLLVRDRMGVKPLYYFTTPDGVIFGSEPKALLANPLVPARVHADGLRELLELVKTPGHAVFSGMAELQPGEMMQFTPQGNHRHRYWQLEANDHSDSLEQTIGHTRELLDDIIARQIVADVPMCSLLSGGLDSSLVTSLASKKLLEQGRENIRSFSVDFRPHGVDFIGDDLRPTPDAPFVRDVAAMLRSEHAEIILDSLQMASGEVRDRVIHAMDLPPAHFGDLWPSLYLLFQAVRRHSTVALSGESADEVFGGYRWFFDPGSVQGDIFPWLSSVSGKFVDNTSLLDPALLTQLRIDEFLHDSYSQARQACPVLPGESAENQRMRQLSYMNLTRFLPSLLDRKDRMSMAVGLEVRVPFCDHRLVEYVFNIPWQMKCFDGREKSILREAGKDLLPQSVYQRLKSPYPSTQDPAYERALREEATAILQDSNAPVRGLLDEKQIRAKLAEAPGSSSMLDGRVGLEMVIGLNRWLQNYQVELVL; this is translated from the coding sequence ATGTGTGGAATAACGGGATGGTTGTCTTACAGCCGTCAGATGCAGGATCAGCGCGACACGCTGCAAAAAATGACCGATACCATGGCACTGCGGGGACCCGATGCGGAGGGTATCTGGATTGCCGGGCCGGTTGGCCTCGGGCACCGGCGCCTGTCGGTGATCGATCTGGCGGGTGGCGCACAGCCTATGATGGCAGGACACCGCGGCGTGGATGCCGTTATCACCTACAGCGGTGAGGTCTATAACTTCAAAGAGCTGAGAGCCGAGCTGGAAGGGCTCGGGCAGCGCTTCACCAGCCGCAGCGATACCGAGGTGGTGCTGCGCGCCTGGCTGCAGTGGGGCAATGATTTTGTCGGCCGTCTCAACGGCATTTATGCCTTTGCCATCTGGGATCTGCGGGCACAGTCGTTGCTGCTGGTGCGTGACCGGATGGGGGTCAAACCGCTGTACTATTTTACCACCCCCGACGGGGTGATTTTCGGCTCTGAACCGAAAGCGCTGCTGGCCAATCCGCTGGTGCCCGCGCGGGTGCACGCCGATGGCCTGCGCGAGCTGCTGGAACTGGTCAAAACCCCCGGCCATGCGGTATTCAGCGGCATGGCGGAGCTGCAGCCCGGCGAGATGATGCAGTTTACTCCGCAGGGCAACCATCGCCACCGTTACTGGCAGCTGGAGGCTAACGATCACAGCGACTCGCTGGAGCAGACCATCGGCCATACCCGTGAGCTGCTGGATGACATTATCGCGCGGCAGATCGTCGCCGACGTGCCGATGTGCAGCCTGCTCTCCGGCGGGCTGGACTCGTCGCTGGTGACCTCGCTGGCCTCGAAAAAACTGCTGGAGCAGGGGCGCGAGAATATTCGCTCCTTCTCGGTGGATTTTCGCCCGCACGGGGTGGATTTTATCGGTGATGACCTGCGGCCGACCCCGGATGCGCCTTTCGTGCGTGATGTGGCCGCGATGCTGCGATCGGAGCACGCCGAAATCATCCTCGACAGCCTGCAAATGGCCAGCGGCGAGGTGCGCGATCGGGTGATCCACGCGATGGACCTGCCGCCGGCGCATTTTGGCGATCTGTGGCCGTCGCTCTATCTGCTGTTTCAGGCGGTGCGCAGGCACTCAACGGTGGCGCTCTCCGGCGAGTCGGCCGACGAGGTGTTTGGTGGCTATCGCTGGTTCTTCGACCCCGGCTCGGTACAGGGGGATATCTTCCCGTGGCTGAGTTCGGTCTCGGGAAAATTCGTGGACAACACCAGCCTGCTGGATCCGGCGCTGCTGACGCAGCTGCGGATCGATGAATTCCTGCACGACAGCTACTCGCAGGCGCGCCAGGCCTGCCCGGTACTGCCCGGTGAAAGCGCCGAAAACCAGCGGATGCGTCAGCTGAGCTATATGAACCTGACGCGCTTTCTGCCGTCGTTGCTGGATCGCAAAGACCGCATGAGCATGGCGGTCGGGCTGGAGGTGCGGGTGCCGTTCTGCGATCACCGGCTGGTGGAGTACGTGTTTAACATTCCGTGGCAGATGAAGTGCTTCGACGGCCGCGAGAAGAGCATCCTGCGTGAGGCGGGCAAAGATCTGCTGCCGCAGTCGGTGTATCAGCGGCTGAAAAGCCCCTATCCCTCCACCCAGGACCCGGCCTATGAACGCGCGCTGCGCGAAGAGGCCACGGCGATCCTGCAGGACAGCAATGCGCCGGTGCGGGGGCTGCTGGACGAGAAGCAGATACGGGCAAAACTGGCAGAAGCGCCGGGCAGCAGCAGCATGCTGGATGGACGCGTTGGCCTGGAGATGGTGATCGGGCTGAACCGCTGGCTGCAGAACTATCAGGTCGAGCTGGTGCTGTAG
- the nlpA gene encoding lipoprotein NlpA — translation MKYSTLPLVAGALALGLLLAGCDNKKQDTHHIKVGVINGAEQDVAGVAKQVAKEKYGLEVELVGFSGSLLPNDPTASGDLDANVFQHRPFLEQDNKAKGSTLVAVGNTFVFPMAGYSKKIKQVSELKDGDTIAMPNDPTNLGRALLLLQKEKLITLKADTGLLPTAVDITSNPLHLKIMEIEGAQLPRVLDDKQVTVAIISTTYLQQTGLNPVRDNVFIEDKESPYVNIIVTREDNKDAANVRDFIKSYQSPEVAAAAEKIFNGGAVPGW, via the coding sequence GTGAAATACTCCACTCTCCCCCTCGTTGCCGGTGCGCTGGCGCTGGGCCTGCTGCTGGCAGGCTGCGATAACAAAAAACAGGATACTCACCACATCAAGGTCGGCGTAATTAACGGTGCCGAACAGGACGTTGCCGGGGTGGCGAAGCAGGTGGCCAAAGAGAAGTACGGCCTGGAGGTCGAGCTGGTCGGCTTTAGCGGATCGCTGCTGCCTAACGACCCGACCGCCAGCGGCGATCTCGATGCCAACGTATTCCAGCACCGCCCGTTCCTCGAGCAGGATAACAAAGCCAAAGGCTCCACGCTGGTGGCGGTGGGCAACACCTTCGTCTTCCCGATGGCCGGCTACTCGAAGAAAATTAAGCAGGTCAGCGAGCTGAAGGACGGCGACACCATCGCCATGCCCAACGATCCGACCAACCTTGGCCGCGCGCTGCTGCTGCTGCAGAAAGAGAAGCTGATTACCCTGAAAGCCGACACCGGGCTGCTGCCGACCGCGGTGGATATCACCAGCAACCCGCTGCACCTGAAGATTATGGAGATCGAAGGGGCACAGCTGCCGCGCGTGCTGGATGACAAACAGGTGACCGTGGCGATTATCAGCACCACCTACCTGCAGCAGACCGGCCTTAACCCGGTGCGCGACAACGTGTTTATCGAAGATAAAGAGTCGCCGTACGTCAATATCATCGTCACCCGTGAAGACAATAAGGACGCCGCCAACGTGCGCGACTTTATAAAATCCTACCAGTCGCCGGAAGTGGCGGCGGCGGCAGAGAAGATCTTTAACGGCGGTGCGGTGCCGGGCTGGTAA
- the ampH gene encoding D-alanyl-D-alanine-carboxypeptidase/endopeptidase AmpH, producing the protein MKHLLPAVLLTAVTLPLHASARTAPDPLLASKVVDRYADNIFYNTKASGMAIVAIDANQRVFASRGAVRPGSPQRPQKDSVVRIASLTKLMTSELMVKLAEENKLKLDDPLSKYAPPGSRVPVFNGQPIRLINLATYTSGLPREQPGGKANRAVFTWPTYNQRWNWLSTAKLTWTPGERASYSNVAFDLLGDALSRAAGKPYPALFQEKITRPLGMKDTTFTPSPDQCRRLMIPAKSPSPCNNSLAAIGSGGVYSTPDDMGRWMQQFLSSDVQARSAQVDRLQTMIYQRSQLSQVVGMDVPGRADALGMGWVYMAPRDGRPGIIEKTGGGGGFITYMAMVPQYSVGVFVVVARSNETRFTPMSDGVHNLLTELIGNTSDSAKLAASIMAD; encoded by the coding sequence TTGAAACACCTACTGCCCGCCGTGCTGCTCACCGCCGTAACCCTGCCACTGCACGCGTCCGCCCGTACCGCCCCCGACCCGCTGCTGGCGTCAAAGGTGGTTGACCGTTACGCCGATAATATCTTCTATAACACCAAGGCCAGCGGGATGGCGATCGTGGCGATTGATGCCAATCAGCGGGTGTTTGCCAGCCGCGGCGCGGTACGCCCCGGCAGCCCGCAGCGGCCGCAGAAGGATTCGGTGGTGCGCATCGCCTCGCTGACCAAGCTGATGACCAGCGAACTGATGGTTAAGCTGGCAGAGGAGAACAAGCTCAAACTTGACGATCCGCTGAGCAAATACGCCCCGCCCGGCAGCCGGGTGCCGGTGTTTAACGGCCAGCCGATCCGGTTGATCAACCTGGCCACCTACACCAGCGGCCTGCCGCGCGAGCAGCCCGGCGGCAAAGCCAACCGCGCCGTCTTCACCTGGCCGACCTACAACCAGCGCTGGAACTGGCTGAGCACCGCGAAGCTGACCTGGACGCCGGGCGAACGCGCCAGCTACTCCAACGTCGCCTTCGACCTGCTGGGGGATGCGCTTTCCCGCGCCGCAGGCAAGCCCTACCCGGCGCTGTTCCAGGAAAAAATCACCCGCCCGCTGGGGATGAAAGACACCACCTTTACGCCGTCGCCGGACCAGTGCCGACGCCTGATGATCCCGGCGAAAAGCCCGAGCCCGTGCAATAACTCGCTGGCGGCGATCGGCAGCGGCGGCGTCTACTCGACGCCGGACGATATGGGCCGCTGGATGCAGCAGTTCCTCTCTTCCGACGTGCAGGCGCGCAGCGCGCAGGTCGACCGCCTGCAGACCATGATTTACCAGCGCAGCCAGCTCAGCCAGGTGGTAGGCATGGACGTGCCGGGCCGCGCCGATGCGCTGGGCATGGGCTGGGTCTATATGGCACCGCGCGACGGTCGCCCCGGCATCATCGAGAAAACCGGCGGCGGCGGCGGCTTTATCACCTATATGGCGATGGTGCCGCAGTACAGCGTCGGCGTGTTTGTGGTGGTCGCGCGCTCTAATGAAACCCGCTTCACGCCGATGAGCGACGGCGTACACAACCTGCTCACCGAGCTGATTGGTAACACCTCCGACAGCGCGAAGCTGGCCGCCAGCATTATGGCAGACTGA
- a CDS encoding helix-turn-helix transcriptional regulator: protein MLPHRLKEARLQKGISQQKLGILAGIDEATASARMNQYERGIHVPDFELVCRLAKILGVPSCFFYTLEDELAVLVVAWYQQKPD from the coding sequence ATGCTGCCACACCGTCTGAAAGAAGCCCGTCTGCAAAAAGGGATTTCACAACAAAAACTGGGGATCCTGGCCGGTATCGACGAAGCCACCGCCAGCGCCCGGATGAACCAGTACGAGCGCGGTATTCACGTGCCCGATTTCGAGCTGGTCTGCAGGCTGGCAAAGATACTCGGCGTGCCGTCGTGCTTTTTCTACACGCTGGAAGATGAGCTGGCCGTGCTGGTGGTGGCGTGGTATCAGCAGAAGCCTGATTAA
- a CDS encoding UPF0149 family protein encodes MTQGPLSAEQLEWLDDVLAEYGNDDSVLDASELDGLLTAVVTPPQPVAVELWLPTIWGGDFPDWESEEQFQTFMNLVAQQTNDIVDRLRDYPDQFDPLFGTNEMEGQEFTVVEDWCVGYMKGVALGDWSTLPEAMKPALATIALHGQPEQNAAQLETLTAEDYEESVAAIRAAALKLAEKWQVH; translated from the coding sequence ATGACCCAGGGCCCACTGAGCGCTGAACAACTGGAATGGCTGGACGATGTGCTGGCTGAATACGGCAACGATGATTCGGTACTGGACGCCTCCGAGCTGGACGGCCTGCTGACCGCCGTTGTCACCCCACCGCAGCCGGTAGCGGTGGAGCTGTGGCTGCCGACGATCTGGGGCGGCGACTTCCCGGACTGGGAGTCAGAAGAGCAGTTCCAGACCTTTATGAACCTGGTGGCGCAGCAGACCAACGATATCGTCGATCGCCTGCGCGACTACCCGGATCAGTTCGATCCGCTGTTCGGCACCAATGAGATGGAAGGCCAGGAGTTCACCGTGGTGGAAGACTGGTGCGTCGGCTATATGAAGGGCGTGGCGCTCGGCGACTGGTCGACGCTGCCGGAGGCGATGAAGCCGGCGCTGGCAACCATCGCGCTGCACGGCCAGCCGGAGCAGAACGCCGCGCAGCTGGAGACGCTGACGGCCGAAGACTACGAAGAGAGCGTGGCGGCAATCCGCGCCGCGGCGCTGAAGCTGGCGGAGAAGTGGCAGGTGCACTAA
- a CDS encoding DUF4431 domain-containing protein: MAGILPVAAAKSYLCRMLCGYSRIITPWPDCYSEGSDISLTGTLLRITWPGPPNYESVEQGDEPETYWALKSDKPVCANDAPDWGDEKLLQLTVDPAMYKTHRNLIDQHVRVSGTLLYAETGHHHTPMMIGVGTLAAEPE; this comes from the coding sequence ATGGCGGGTATTCTCCCGGTCGCGGCGGCAAAAAGCTACCTTTGCCGCATGTTGTGCGGTTACAGCCGGATTATCACCCCCTGGCCGGACTGCTACAGCGAAGGCAGCGATATCAGCCTGACCGGCACCCTGCTGCGCATCACCTGGCCCGGCCCGCCAAACTACGAGAGCGTGGAACAGGGCGACGAACCGGAGACCTACTGGGCGCTAAAGAGCGATAAGCCGGTCTGTGCTAACGATGCACCGGACTGGGGGGATGAGAAGCTGCTGCAACTGACGGTAGATCCGGCGATGTATAAGACGCACCGTAACCTGATTGACCAGCACGTGCGCGTCAGCGGCACGCTGCTGTATGCCGAGACCGGGCACCACCATACGCCGATGATGATTGGGGTGGGGACGCTGGCGGCCGAGCCTGAGTAA
- a CDS encoding helix-turn-helix transcriptional regulator produces the protein MKMKSDMHPADIVAAIKKRKSSLAALSRQAGLSSGTLANALKKPWPKGEFIIARALGVHPSVIWPSRYFDQRGRLLARERLMRSPRLCVVAPHPAGSKTG, from the coding sequence ATGAAGATGAAAAGTGATATGCATCCGGCTGACATCGTTGCGGCGATTAAGAAACGCAAAAGCTCGCTGGCGGCGCTGTCCCGCCAGGCCGGGCTGAGTTCCGGCACCCTGGCCAATGCGCTGAAAAAGCCGTGGCCGAAGGGTGAGTTTATTATCGCCCGCGCGCTGGGGGTACACCCGTCGGTGATCTGGCCCAGCCGTTATTTCGATCAGCGCGGGCGGCTGCTGGCGCGGGAACGGCTGATGCGCAGCCCGCGGCTGTGCGTTGTGGCACCGCACCCGGCGGGCAGCAAAACGGGCTAA